From the Streptomyces syringium genome, one window contains:
- the asnB gene encoding asparagine synthase (glutamine-hydrolyzing), translated as MCGITGWVDYTRDLTTASPVVDAMTDTLAARGPDARGTWLDTHVALGHRRLAVIDLEHGTQPMRTPERGPRDLPRAVISYGGEIYNFRELRSELVLRGHRFTTRSDTEVALRAYLEWGEDFVHRLNGMYSLAIWDTARDELLLVRDRLGVKPLYYYPTPDGVLFGSEPKAILANPLARAEAGPEELCDALLFLRTPGRVPFRGMREVKPGHLVRVGRGRITEERYWALEARPHTDDLPTTVATVRELLDDIVPRQMVADVPLVSLLSGGLDSSTITALAARARATTGDGLATFSVDFTGHTENFQADAIRPTPDGPYARAVAEHVGSDHHPIVLDRARLLDPAVRRSVLGAWDLPFNFADLDVSLHLLFAAVREHATVALSGEGADEVFGGYLWFSDPVARRAETFPWLKLGAHRGLDPRSLFHPWFVDGLDLGEYEADLYRTALAEVPRLEGESAEDRRTRELSHLTLTRWLPILLDKKDRMGMSVGLEGRVPFCDHRLVEYVYNVPWAMKTFSGEEKSLLRAAAADLLPEPVLRRKKAAYPSIQDPAYDRALITGLTTAAGDDSAPLSPFLAGEAVRRLTAKTFGGSLSEFERILVESTVRLDDWLRTYQVGLTGVKGTN; from the coding sequence ATGTGTGGCATCACCGGATGGGTCGACTACACCCGCGACCTCACCACCGCATCCCCGGTCGTCGACGCCATGACCGACACCCTGGCCGCCCGAGGGCCCGACGCCCGCGGCACATGGCTCGACACGCACGTCGCGCTGGGGCACCGGCGACTGGCCGTCATCGACCTCGAGCACGGCACACAGCCCATGCGCACCCCGGAGCGCGGCCCCCGGGACCTGCCCCGGGCAGTGATCTCGTACGGCGGAGAGATCTACAACTTCCGCGAGCTCCGCTCCGAACTCGTCCTGCGCGGGCACCGGTTCACCACCCGCAGCGACACCGAGGTGGCGCTGCGCGCCTACCTGGAGTGGGGCGAGGACTTCGTCCACCGCCTCAACGGCATGTACTCCCTCGCCATCTGGGACACCGCCCGCGACGAGCTGCTGCTCGTACGGGACCGGCTGGGCGTCAAACCCCTCTACTACTACCCCACACCGGACGGTGTGCTCTTCGGCTCGGAGCCGAAGGCCATCCTCGCCAACCCCCTGGCGCGGGCCGAGGCGGGACCGGAGGAGCTCTGCGACGCGCTGCTGTTCCTGCGCACCCCCGGGCGGGTGCCCTTCCGCGGCATGCGCGAGGTCAAGCCGGGCCACCTGGTGCGCGTCGGCCGCGGCCGGATCACCGAGGAGCGGTACTGGGCCCTGGAAGCCCGCCCGCACACCGACGACCTGCCGACCACCGTCGCCACCGTCCGCGAGCTGCTCGACGACATCGTCCCCCGCCAGATGGTCGCTGACGTCCCCCTGGTCTCGCTGCTGTCCGGCGGCCTGGACTCCAGCACGATCACGGCTCTCGCCGCGCGGGCCCGGGCCACGACCGGAGACGGCCTCGCCACGTTCTCCGTGGACTTCACCGGCCACACCGAGAACTTCCAGGCCGACGCCATCCGCCCCACCCCGGACGGCCCGTACGCCCGGGCGGTCGCCGAGCACGTCGGCAGCGACCACCACCCCATCGTCCTCGACCGCGCCCGGCTGCTCGACCCGGCCGTCCGCCGGAGCGTCCTCGGCGCCTGGGACCTGCCGTTCAACTTCGCGGACCTCGACGTCTCCCTCCATCTGCTCTTCGCCGCCGTCCGCGAACACGCGACCGTGGCACTGTCCGGAGAGGGCGCCGACGAGGTCTTCGGCGGCTACCTGTGGTTCTCCGACCCCGTCGCGCGGCGCGCGGAGACCTTCCCCTGGCTGAAGCTCGGCGCCCACCGGGGCCTCGACCCCCGTTCGCTGTTCCACCCCTGGTTCGTCGACGGGCTCGACCTCGGGGAGTACGAGGCCGATCTCTACCGCACCGCACTGGCCGAGGTGCCGCGGCTCGAAGGCGAGAGCGCCGAGGACCGGCGGACCCGGGAGCTCAGCCATCTGACGCTGACCCGGTGGCTGCCGATCCTGCTCGACAAGAAGGACCGGATGGGCATGTCCGTCGGGCTGGAGGGCCGGGTGCCGTTCTGCGACCACCGCTTGGTGGAATACGTCTACAACGTCCCCTGGGCGATGAAGACCTTCAGCGGCGAGGAGAAGTCGCTGCTGCGCGCGGCCGCCGCCGACCTGCTGCCGGAACCGGTGCTGCGCCGCAAGAAGGCCGCCTACCCCTCCATCCAGGACCCCGCCTACGACCGCGCCCTGATCACCGGCCTCACCACGGCGGCGGGCGACGACAGCGCGCCGCTGAGCCCGTTCCTCGCCGGCGAGGCGGTGCGGCGGCTCACGGCCAAGACCTTCGGGGGCAGTCTGTCGGAGTTCGAACGGATCCTCGTGGAGTCCACCGTCCGCCTGGACGACTGGCTGCGTACCTACCAGGTCGGACTGACCGGAGTGAAGGGAACGAACTGA
- a CDS encoding maleylpyruvate isomerase family mycothiol-dependent enzyme, with product MDIRTAIAAERRELAAMLDGLPAESWDAPTLCAGWRVREVAAHMSLGFRYSFPKMAWELVKARGSLDRMTDRCARRDAALFPPDELAAALADNANHPWKPPTLGIEAALGHDVVHGLDISVALGLGRRVPEDRLRILLEGVDSKTLAFFGADLDGVQLRADDLDWTFGTGTPLTGAAQDLLLLAYGRRLPPGHLRGEQCDRFVAA from the coding sequence ATGGACATCAGAACCGCGATCGCGGCCGAACGCCGGGAGCTGGCAGCCATGTTGGACGGACTGCCTGCCGAAAGCTGGGACGCGCCGACGCTGTGCGCCGGGTGGCGCGTACGGGAGGTCGCCGCCCATATGTCCCTGGGGTTCCGCTACTCGTTCCCCAAGATGGCGTGGGAACTCGTCAAGGCACGGGGCAGCCTCGACCGCATGACCGATCGATGCGCCCGCAGGGACGCGGCCCTTTTCCCGCCGGACGAGCTGGCCGCAGCGCTCGCGGACAACGCGAACCACCCCTGGAAGCCGCCGACGCTCGGGATCGAGGCCGCGTTGGGCCACGACGTCGTCCACGGCCTGGACATCTCGGTCGCGCTGGGCCTCGGCCGTCGGGTACCGGAGGACCGCCTGCGCATCCTGCTGGAGGGCGTCGACTCCAAGACCCTCGCGTTCTTCGGGGCCGACCTCGACGGCGTCCAGCTCCGCGCCGACGACCTCGATTGGACCTTCGGCACCGGCACGCCGCTGACCGGCGCCGCGCAGGATCTCCTGCTGCTCGCCTACGGTCGCAGACTGCCCCCGGGGCACCTGCGAGGGGAGCAGTGCGACCGTTTCGTCGCCGCGTAG
- a CDS encoding AfsR/SARP family transcriptional regulator: MEAPRVEFKVLGPLEVAAGDRVLPLGGPKQRTLLATLLIHTNAAVSGDRLCDAIWGAAPPVSAQANVRSYVAALRKVINPAAGEDRLSQGHGGYQLRVLPGEVDLHLYEDLAARGRAALAGGRHRAAAGHLREALDLWRGGAFDGVAHHDALHIEVARLEESRLAALEDHAEARLALGDARDVIGPLQAEAARYPMRESLWAKLMTAQYQCRRPGDALRSYALARAALRDELGLEPGAELRRLHHAVLTGEPLPEPEPAPVCAERPVDCWQPTSQLPSDTTDFVGRELILARAAAVLAPDTPASGETPSCAVPVVILTGLPGVGKTALATRLAHDLRDAFPDGRLFVHLDGARGPRRAPGAVLADLLVSLGVAGSSIPEATVDRAAMFRSLLSGRKVLVLLDDAQDEAQIRPLLPGTPGSAALVTSRTRMAGLTGAQLIDVAPFNDEESQDLLRRIVGSPRIAAEPEATERVLASCAGLPLALRVTAARLASRPHWRIRRLADRLADERGRLAELTVGDLAVRTSVAASYHGLTPEAARAFRAIGMLPSPEFPGWALAALLDSRDTDQATDVLIDANLVQVASVDRQGLPCYRTHDLLHVYAGERALDEEPSAWRRAAVTRLLDGWLSRLRTAADQLMRREAGEAVRKETGDLVGWLEGERASLVTAVEFAASAGYGTQTAELASAMEDVCHLRNWWDEWERVARAALDRARADGDPVATAVAQGSLARAFAVRGRVDDAVIRWAAAIEQLDARGEAHHAARLRTHRSFAIADRGMAEPAHDDARAAAAVMSRLGDEHGEVVALRSLGFALVCLRRETEAVDVLQSALATAERLGRPLALADVLQLLAWAEICHGRFDRCVGHLHRALAAYRTVRHRPGEAYALLTLGRMHLALGPGQAAHALGPLGEAAAVFTELGERRGEALASYWLGRTHAAAGDPDRAESHLATALTGFRTLRMPFWTEQARLAISRITRAGTPS; the protein is encoded by the coding sequence GTGGAGGCTCCGCGCGTCGAGTTCAAGGTGCTGGGGCCCCTCGAGGTAGCCGCCGGCGACCGCGTCCTCCCGCTCGGCGGACCGAAACAGCGGACACTGCTCGCCACGCTGCTGATCCACACCAATGCCGCGGTATCCGGGGACCGGCTGTGTGACGCCATCTGGGGAGCCGCCCCTCCCGTATCGGCCCAGGCCAATGTCCGCAGCTATGTCGCCGCGTTGCGCAAGGTGATCAACCCCGCCGCGGGCGAGGACCGGCTGAGCCAGGGCCACGGCGGCTATCAGTTGCGGGTACTGCCGGGCGAAGTGGACCTCCACCTGTACGAGGACCTGGCCGCGCGGGGCCGCGCCGCACTGGCCGGGGGCCGGCACCGGGCGGCGGCCGGTCATCTGCGCGAGGCACTGGACCTGTGGCGCGGCGGCGCTTTCGACGGGGTGGCGCACCACGACGCCCTGCACATCGAGGTGGCCCGCCTGGAGGAGTCGCGGCTGGCCGCGTTGGAGGACCACGCCGAGGCGCGCCTCGCGCTCGGGGACGCCCGTGACGTGATAGGCCCGCTCCAGGCGGAGGCGGCCCGGTACCCGATGCGGGAGTCGCTGTGGGCCAAACTGATGACCGCGCAGTACCAGTGCCGCCGCCCGGGCGACGCGCTGCGGTCCTATGCCCTCGCCCGCGCCGCGCTCCGCGACGAACTCGGACTCGAACCGGGCGCGGAACTCCGCCGACTGCACCACGCGGTGCTCACCGGAGAACCGCTGCCGGAGCCGGAACCCGCACCCGTGTGTGCCGAACGCCCCGTGGACTGCTGGCAGCCCACGAGCCAACTCCCCTCCGACACCACCGACTTCGTCGGCAGGGAACTCATCCTGGCGCGGGCCGCGGCAGTGCTCGCCCCGGACACCCCGGCCTCCGGGGAAACACCGAGCTGCGCCGTGCCCGTCGTGATCCTCACCGGCCTCCCCGGCGTCGGCAAGACCGCCCTGGCCACCCGCCTCGCCCACGACCTGCGGGACGCCTTCCCCGACGGCCGGCTGTTCGTGCACCTGGACGGTGCCCGCGGGCCCCGGCGCGCGCCCGGCGCGGTCCTCGCGGACCTGCTCGTCAGCCTGGGCGTCGCCGGATCCTCCATCCCCGAGGCGACGGTGGACCGCGCCGCGATGTTCCGCTCCCTGCTGTCCGGCCGCAAGGTATTGGTGCTGCTCGACGACGCACAGGACGAGGCGCAGATCCGGCCGCTGCTGCCCGGCACCCCGGGCAGCGCGGCCCTGGTCACCAGCAGGACGAGGATGGCCGGCCTGACGGGAGCCCAGCTGATCGACGTCGCCCCGTTCAATGACGAGGAGTCACAGGACCTGCTGCGCCGCATCGTCGGCTCCCCACGGATCGCGGCCGAACCCGAGGCCACCGAGCGGGTCCTGGCCAGCTGCGCCGGCCTGCCCCTGGCCCTGCGCGTGACCGCGGCGCGGCTCGCGAGCCGCCCGCACTGGCGGATCCGGCGGCTCGCCGACCGCCTCGCCGACGAGCGGGGCAGACTGGCGGAACTCACGGTGGGAGACCTCGCCGTCCGCACCAGCGTCGCCGCCAGCTACCACGGTCTGACGCCCGAGGCCGCCCGGGCCTTCCGGGCCATCGGCATGCTTCCCTCGCCGGAGTTCCCGGGCTGGGCTCTCGCCGCCCTGCTCGACTCCCGCGACACCGACCAGGCGACCGACGTGCTGATCGACGCGAACCTGGTCCAGGTCGCGTCGGTCGACCGTCAGGGCCTGCCGTGCTATCGGACGCACGACCTGCTGCACGTCTACGCGGGGGAGCGTGCTCTGGACGAGGAACCGTCGGCATGGCGGCGGGCAGCCGTGACCCGCCTCCTGGACGGCTGGCTCTCCCGGCTGCGGACGGCCGCCGACCAGCTCATGCGCCGAGAGGCGGGGGAGGCCGTACGGAAAGAGACGGGGGACCTCGTCGGCTGGCTGGAGGGCGAGCGGGCCAGCCTGGTCACCGCGGTCGAGTTCGCCGCCAGTGCCGGCTACGGCACACAGACGGCGGAGCTGGCCTCCGCGATGGAGGACGTCTGTCATCTGCGGAACTGGTGGGACGAGTGGGAACGGGTGGCACGGGCCGCGCTCGACCGGGCGAGAGCCGACGGCGACCCGGTCGCCACCGCGGTCGCCCAGGGCTCCCTGGCCAGGGCCTTCGCCGTCCGCGGCCGGGTGGACGACGCGGTGATCCGGTGGGCCGCGGCCATCGAGCAGCTGGACGCACGCGGCGAGGCGCACCACGCCGCCCGGCTGCGCACACACCGGAGCTTCGCGATCGCCGACCGGGGCATGGCCGAACCCGCCCACGACGACGCCCGGGCGGCGGCCGCCGTGATGAGCCGGCTCGGTGACGAGCACGGCGAGGTCGTCGCCCTGCGCAGCCTCGGCTTCGCGCTCGTCTGTCTGCGGCGCGAGACGGAAGCCGTCGACGTCCTGCAGTCGGCCCTGGCGACGGCGGAGCGACTCGGCCGGCCCCTCGCCCTCGCCGACGTCCTGCAACTGCTGGCGTGGGCCGAGATCTGCCACGGCCGGTTCGACCGGTGCGTCGGCCATCTGCACCGGGCCCTGGCCGCATACCGCACGGTGCGCCACCGGCCCGGTGAGGCGTACGCGCTGCTGACCCTGGGGCGGATGCACCTCGCCCTCGGCCCCGGCCAGGCCGCGCACGCCCTCGGCCCGCTCGGCGAGGCGGCGGCGGTCTTCACCGAACTCGGGGAACGCCGGGGCGAGGCACTCGCCTCCTACTGGCTGGGCCGCACCCACGCCGCGGCGGGTGACCCCGACCGGGCGGAGAGCCACCTCGCCACGGCACTGACGGGATTCCGCACCCTGCGCATGCCGTTCTGGACCGAACAGGCACGGCTCGCGATCAGCCGTATCACCCGGGCCGGCACCCCTTCCTGA
- a CDS encoding NADH:flavin oxidoreductase: MIPSSSAARATDVLVRPVSLGSLTVRNRIAMAPMTREFSPGGVPGADVAEYYARRAAGGVGLIISEGTYVGHASAGTSDRVPRFHGEDALAGWAGVADAVHRAGGAIVPQLWHVGMARAVGAPPVPEAPRVGPSGVPLDDSEPGRTMTRADLDEVISAFAAGAAAAEANGFDGIELHGAHGYLIDQFLWAHTNRRTDAYGGDAVSRTRFAAEIVAACRRAVAPDFPIIFRMSQWKMGDYRARLAETPQELEAVLDPLAEAGVDAFHCSTRRYWLPEFDGSDLNLAGWAKKLTGRATISVGSVGLDNEFLKTFQGQESGVADIDGLLDRLERDEFDLVAVGRALLGDPEWATKILNGRTDELTPFGTEALARLH, translated from the coding sequence TTGATACCCAGCAGCTCAGCCGCACGCGCGACGGACGTGCTCGTCCGTCCCGTCTCCCTGGGAAGCCTCACCGTCCGGAACCGGATCGCCATGGCGCCGATGACGCGTGAGTTCTCGCCCGGTGGTGTGCCGGGAGCCGATGTGGCGGAGTACTACGCGCGGCGGGCGGCGGGCGGGGTGGGCCTGATCATCTCCGAGGGGACGTATGTCGGCCACGCCTCGGCGGGGACCAGTGATCGCGTCCCCCGGTTCCACGGCGAGGACGCGCTCGCGGGCTGGGCCGGGGTGGCGGACGCGGTCCACCGTGCGGGCGGTGCGATCGTGCCGCAGTTGTGGCATGTGGGAATGGCGCGCGCCGTGGGAGCCCCGCCGGTACCGGAAGCCCCGCGCGTCGGCCCCTCGGGGGTTCCCCTGGACGACTCGGAGCCGGGCCGGACGATGACGCGGGCCGACCTCGACGAGGTGATCTCCGCCTTCGCCGCCGGTGCCGCCGCGGCCGAGGCGAACGGCTTCGACGGCATCGAACTGCACGGCGCCCACGGCTATCTCATCGACCAGTTCCTCTGGGCTCACACGAACCGGCGCACGGACGCCTACGGAGGCGATGCCGTCTCCCGTACCCGCTTCGCCGCGGAGATCGTGGCGGCCTGCCGTCGAGCGGTGGCGCCTGACTTCCCGATCATCTTCCGGATGTCCCAGTGGAAGATGGGTGACTACCGGGCCCGGCTCGCCGAGACGCCGCAGGAGCTCGAAGCCGTCCTCGATCCGCTCGCCGAGGCGGGGGTCGACGCCTTCCACTGCTCGACCCGCCGCTACTGGCTGCCGGAGTTCGACGGCTCGGACCTCAACCTCGCGGGCTGGGCGAAGAAGCTCACGGGCAGGGCGACGATCAGCGTCGGCTCGGTCGGCCTCGACAATGAATTCCTCAAGACGTTCCAGGGCCAGGAAAGCGGTGTCGCCGACATCGACGGGCTGCTGGACAGGCTGGAGCGGGACGAGTTCGACCTCGTCGCGGTCGGCCGGGCCCTGCTGGGCGACCCCGAATGGGCCACGAAGATCCTCAACGGGCGTACCGACGAGCTGACGCCCTTCGGCACGGAGGCGCTCGCCAGGCTGCACTGA
- a CDS encoding TauD/TfdA dioxygenase family protein yields the protein MTDDRDPLAGTRYDITPIKPFGVAIQALGEGRHVRDIPVAPLRTLVAEHHILLLRGFDTFDAPDELSAYCERWGGLSVWPFGTVLELVEQEQPEDHIFDSSYMPMHWDGMYREQIPEFQVFQCVNAPGAGNGGETTFSHTTAVLEHTDPETVARWAKVTGTYHRAMEYYNSVTVSPIVTAHPVHGAPVIRYNEPTAADDADFVNHPDLRFSGLPDDELAEVHRSLRAALYDPAHLYAHSWQTGDLVITDNHTLLHGRNAFTSGAPRHLRRVQVLGTPPLDNPGLVR from the coding sequence ATGACCGACGACCGCGATCCCCTCGCCGGCACCCGGTACGACATCACACCGATCAAGCCCTTCGGCGTGGCGATACAGGCGCTCGGGGAGGGCCGGCACGTCCGGGACATCCCCGTGGCACCGCTGCGGACGCTCGTGGCGGAGCATCACATCCTGCTGCTGCGCGGCTTCGACACCTTCGACGCACCGGACGAGCTGTCCGCGTACTGCGAGCGCTGGGGCGGGCTGAGCGTATGGCCCTTCGGCACCGTGCTCGAACTGGTCGAACAGGAACAGCCCGAGGACCACATCTTCGACAGCAGCTACATGCCGATGCACTGGGACGGCATGTACCGCGAACAGATCCCGGAATTCCAGGTGTTCCAGTGCGTGAACGCGCCCGGCGCGGGCAACGGCGGTGAGACCACCTTCTCCCACACCACCGCCGTGCTCGAGCACACCGACCCGGAGACCGTCGCCCGATGGGCGAAGGTGACCGGCACCTACCACCGGGCGATGGAGTACTACAACAGCGTCACCGTTTCACCGATCGTGACCGCCCACCCCGTCCACGGCGCTCCGGTCATCCGCTACAACGAACCCACCGCCGCCGATGACGCCGACTTCGTCAACCACCCCGACCTGCGGTTCTCGGGCCTGCCGGACGACGAGCTCGCCGAGGTCCACCGCAGCCTGCGCGCGGCGCTGTACGACCCCGCGCACCTCTACGCCCACAGCTGGCAGACGGGCGATCTCGTGATCACCGACAATCACACGCTGCTGCACGGCCGGAACGCCTTCACCAGCGGCGCACCCCGCCACCTGCGCCGGGTGCAGGTGCTCGGCACACCGCCGCTGGACAACCCGGGGCTGGTGCGATGA
- a CDS encoding L-tyrosine/L-tryptophan isonitrile synthase family protein, whose amino-acid sequence MSDPTAPNIEPVAEAILREILSHQRRMRGGGCTQEVCPQCVGHHLNAVRSAVESGRRIDFVLPAFPVKSPNPAKVIGPLPDLAEELALRFLNSLCERITEIHPPGAAILICSDGRVFNDLLGVSDENVSGYAQALDAMITGIEATHLEQFTLDDVYDGAGHEDMRAMLSAGYAPTIEELRAEVRTGGAPLAMYRGITRFMLEDLSGPHYTGTRSALQRHCRALAYRVIQRSRAWGGLLDGLFPAAVRLSIHPQPCATDKIGILLADTPDAWLTPWHSVAVESGGRFTLMKRAEAEKAGAELAFTAGRPSHYALKQPGTSHPADTVGVASDPASAHHEPWSRACA is encoded by the coding sequence GTGTCCGATCCCACCGCACCCAACATCGAACCGGTCGCCGAAGCGATACTCCGGGAGATCCTGTCCCACCAGCGCAGAATGCGCGGGGGCGGTTGCACCCAAGAGGTCTGCCCGCAGTGCGTCGGGCACCATCTGAACGCCGTGCGCAGCGCCGTGGAGAGCGGTCGGCGCATCGACTTCGTCCTGCCGGCGTTCCCGGTGAAGTCCCCGAACCCGGCCAAGGTGATCGGCCCGCTGCCCGATCTCGCCGAGGAACTCGCCCTGCGCTTCCTCAATTCGCTGTGCGAGCGCATCACCGAGATCCACCCACCGGGAGCGGCCATCCTGATCTGCTCCGACGGACGGGTCTTCAACGACCTGCTCGGGGTGAGCGACGAAAACGTCAGCGGCTACGCACAGGCGCTCGACGCCATGATCACCGGCATCGAGGCCACCCACCTCGAACAGTTCACCCTCGACGACGTCTACGACGGCGCGGGCCACGAGGACATGCGCGCCATGCTCTCCGCCGGCTACGCCCCGACGATCGAGGAACTGCGCGCGGAGGTGCGCACCGGCGGTGCCCCCCTCGCCATGTACCGGGGCATCACCCGGTTCATGCTGGAGGACCTGTCCGGCCCGCACTACACCGGCACCCGCTCCGCGCTGCAACGTCACTGCCGAGCGCTCGCCTACCGCGTCATCCAGCGCAGCCGGGCGTGGGGCGGGCTGTTGGACGGGCTCTTCCCGGCCGCCGTCCGGCTGTCGATCCATCCGCAGCCCTGTGCCACCGACAAGATAGGCATCCTGCTCGCGGACACCCCGGACGCCTGGCTCACACCTTGGCACAGCGTCGCGGTCGAGTCCGGCGGACGCTTCACGCTCATGAAACGCGCCGAGGCCGAGAAAGCCGGAGCCGAGCTGGCCTTCACAGCGGGCCGTCCCAGCCACTACGCGCTGAAGCAGCCCGGCACATCCCACCCGGCCGACACGGTCGGCGTCGCCTCGGACCCCGCCTCCGCGCACCACGAGCCGTGGAGCCGGGCCTGCGCATGA
- a CDS encoding 4-hydroxyphenylacetate 3-hydroxylase family protein, with protein MNQQHTLMTGDEYLESLRDGRQVYLDGDRVKDVTRHPAFRNSALSVARLYDALHDPATSDVLTGVDAGTGIRTHKFFKPSRSAAELVEAREAIATWARMSYGFLGRTPEYKASFMSGLGVNADYYGPYAANAAAWYREFAGKALYLNHVLINPPVDRKRAIHDMEDVFVHAVRETDAGVVVSGAKMLATGSALTNAGFVAPVGSAALAPGKAEPFALAFFVRMDNPGVKLVCRTPYAQAAVSPFDAPLSSRFDENDSVLLLDEALIPWEDVLVYRDIERATGFYATSGFANLYNFQSGIRLSVKLELMAGLLARGTRANGTDAFRGVQAAVGEVITMRDMVWALTSAMAYDPEPGGGGMVVPRLEHASAMRMYNAQVWDRVHELFETTLGGAPLAVPSSARDLTNPELRPLIDRFYRGADTSALDRIKLLKLVWDAIGTEFGGRHELYERNYSGNGEQVRLDALKWATRRGNLARYEALVQDCLDDYDVDGWRRGPWHDLTPTD; from the coding sequence ATGAACCAGCAGCACACCCTCATGACGGGCGACGAGTACCTGGAGAGCCTGCGCGACGGCCGCCAGGTGTACCTGGACGGAGACCGGGTCAAGGACGTCACCCGGCACCCGGCCTTCCGTAACTCCGCCCTGTCGGTGGCACGCCTCTACGACGCCCTGCACGACCCGGCGACCTCCGATGTGCTCACCGGGGTCGACGCGGGCACGGGCATCCGCACCCACAAGTTCTTCAAGCCCAGCCGTTCGGCGGCGGAGCTGGTCGAGGCCCGCGAGGCGATCGCCACCTGGGCGCGGATGAGCTACGGCTTCCTCGGCCGCACACCCGAGTACAAGGCGTCCTTCATGTCGGGCCTGGGAGTCAACGCCGACTACTACGGCCCGTACGCCGCCAACGCCGCCGCGTGGTACCGCGAGTTCGCGGGCAAGGCGCTGTACCTCAACCACGTCCTCATCAATCCGCCGGTCGACCGCAAGCGGGCGATCCACGACATGGAGGACGTCTTCGTGCACGCCGTGCGCGAGACGGACGCCGGCGTCGTCGTCAGCGGGGCGAAGATGCTGGCCACCGGCTCCGCCCTCACCAACGCGGGTTTCGTCGCCCCGGTCGGCTCGGCGGCCCTCGCCCCCGGCAAGGCCGAGCCCTTCGCCCTCGCGTTCTTCGTCCGGATGGACAACCCCGGGGTGAAGCTCGTCTGCCGCACCCCGTACGCCCAGGCCGCCGTCAGCCCCTTCGACGCCCCGCTGAGCAGCCGCTTCGACGAGAACGACAGCGTGCTCCTGCTCGACGAGGCCCTGATCCCCTGGGAGGACGTCCTCGTCTACCGGGACATCGAACGGGCGACGGGCTTCTACGCCACGTCGGGCTTCGCGAACCTGTACAACTTCCAGTCCGGAATCCGGCTGAGCGTGAAGCTGGAACTCATGGCCGGACTGCTCGCCCGCGGCACCAGGGCGAACGGCACCGACGCGTTCCGCGGGGTCCAGGCCGCCGTCGGGGAGGTCATCACCATGCGGGACATGGTGTGGGCCCTGACCTCGGCGATGGCGTACGACCCCGAACCGGGCGGCGGCGGCATGGTCGTGCCACGGCTCGAGCACGCCTCCGCGATGCGGATGTACAACGCCCAGGTGTGGGACCGGGTCCACGAGCTCTTCGAGACCACCCTCGGCGGAGCGCCCCTGGCCGTCCCGTCGAGCGCCCGCGACCTGACCAACCCCGAACTGCGGCCGCTCATCGACCGCTTCTACCGCGGCGCGGACACCAGCGCCCTGGACCGCATCAAGCTCCTGAAGCTGGTCTGGGACGCGATCGGCACCGAGTTCGGCGGCCGGCACGAGCTCTACGAGCGCAACTACTCGGGCAACGGCGAACAGGTCCGGCTGGACGCGCTGAAGTGGGCGACCCGGCGCGGCAACCTCGCCCGCTACGAAGCCCTGGTGCAGGACTGCCTCGACGACTACGACGTCGACGGCTGGCGCAGAGGCCCGTGGCACGACCTGACCCCCACCGACTGA